Proteins from a single region of Macrotis lagotis isolate mMagLag1 chromosome 2, bilby.v1.9.chrom.fasta, whole genome shotgun sequence:
- the SYT11 gene encoding synaptotagmin-11 yields MAEITNIRPSFDVSPVVLGLIGATVLVVSVSVTVFVWTCCHQQAEKKHKTPPYKFIHMLKGISIYPETLSNKKKIIRVRRDKGGPGRDGGRGNLLVDAAESGLLNREKSPGLLSTSPCIDQLPIKVDYGDELSPVQSLTPGGSKTASPSSPEEDVMLGSLTFSVDYNFPKKALVVTIQEAHGLPVMDDQTQGSDPYIKMTILPDKRHRVKTRVLRRTLDPVFDETFTFYGIPYSQLQDLVLHFLVLSFDRFSRDDVIGEVMVPLAGVDPSTGKVQLTRDIIKRNIQKCISRGELQVSLSYQPVAQRMTVVVLKARHLPKMDITGLSGNPYVKMNLYYGRKRIAKKKTHVKKCTLNPVFNESFIYDIPTDLLPDISIEFLVIDFDRTTKNEVVGRLILGAHSVTAAGAEHWREVCESPRKPVAKWHSLSEY; encoded by the exons ATGGCCGAGATCACCAACATTCGACCCAGCTTTG ATGTATCCCCAGTGGTGTTGGGGCTCATTGGGGCCACCGTGCTGGTGGTGTCTGTGTCTGTAACAGTCTTTGTCTGGACCTGCTGCCACCAACAGGCTGAGAAGAAGCACAAGACACCTCCTTACAAGTTTATCCACATGCTCAAAGGCATCAGTATCTACCCTGAAACACtcagcaataagaagaaaatcaTCCGAGTGAGGAGAGACAAAGGTGGCCCAGGGAGGGATGGTGGAAGAGGGAATCTATTGGTGGATGCAGCTGAATCAGGTCTCCTAAACCGAGAGAAGAGTCCTGGGCTACTGAGCACTAGCCCTTGTATAGATCAGCTCCCCATTAAGGTGGACTATGGGGATGAACTGAGCCCGGTCCAGAGCCTGACCCCTGGGGGAAGCAAAACTGCTTCCCCATCTTCTCCAGAAGAGGATGTTATGCTGGGGTCCCTTACTTTCTCAGTGGACTATAATTTCCCTAAAAAAGCCCTGGTAGTGACAATCCAAGAGGCTCATGGGCTGCCAGTGATGGATGACCAGACCCAGGGTTCCGATCCCTACATCAAAATGACCATCCTCCCAGACAAACGGCACCGTGTGAAGACAAGAGTGCTACGCAGGACACTGGACCCTGTGTTCGATGAGACCTTTACTTTCTATGGTATCCCCTACAGCCAGCTACAGGATCTCGTGCTGCActttctggtcctcagttttgACCGATTCTCCCGGGATGATGTCATTGGTGAGGTTATGGTGCCGCTGGCTGGGGTGGATCCTAGCACTGGCAAGGTTCAGCTCACCCGGGACATCATCAAGAGAAATATCCAG AAGTGTATTAGCAGAGGAGAGCTGCAAGTATCCCTGTCCTACCAGCCTGTGGCACAGAGAATGACAGTGGTGGTCCTTAAAGCAAGACACTTGCCAAAGATGGATATCACTGGTCTCTCAGGTA ATCCATACGTCAAGATGAACCTCTATTATGGCAGGAAGCGCATTGCCAAGAAGAAGACCCACGTGAAGAAGTGCACTTTGAATCCTGTCTTCAATGAGTCCTTCATCTATGATATCCCCACTGACCTGCTGCCTGATATCAGTATTGAGTTCTTGGTCATCGACTTCGATCGCACCACCAAGAACGAGGTGGTGGGGAGGCTGATCCTGGGGGCCCACAGTGTCACAGCTGCTGGTGCAGAACACTGGCGAGAGGTCTGTGAGAGTCCTCGCAAGCCAGTAGCCAAGTGGCACAGTCTGAGCGAATACTAA